A genomic window from Dehalococcoidia bacterium includes:
- a CDS encoding cytochrome C has product MRRILRRPEGPWTTAVVVGVALLLASVFLPLWQMNLKAPQYPKGLLMYAYGYKFADNPRTTYNDINEISNLNHYIGMKPIKKVAEMNVFLPGVAALALLALASTVVGWRKRLVRLLVVGGFWFAVLFFLADLQYWLYHYGHDLDPHAPIRTSPFTPKLVGALKVWNFTVETRFAPGFYLLLGAALAITILPPALATLKTWAGQRLGGRALTGVPQ; this is encoded by the coding sequence ATGCGCCGGATATTGAGACGACCAGAGGGCCCGTGGACGACAGCTGTGGTGGTGGGTGTAGCCCTCCTCCTGGCCTCGGTCTTTCTACCCTTGTGGCAGATGAACCTTAAGGCACCCCAGTACCCCAAGGGCCTCCTTATGTACGCCTACGGATATAAGTTCGCCGATAACCCCCGGACCACCTATAACGACATCAACGAGATCAGCAACCTCAACCATTACATCGGCATGAAGCCTATAAAGAAGGTGGCGGAGATGAACGTCTTCCTGCCGGGGGTGGCTGCCCTGGCCCTCTTGGCCCTGGCCTCCACGGTGGTGGGCTGGCGGAAGCGCCTGGTGAGGCTCCTGGTGGTGGGGGGCTTCTGGTTCGCCGTCCTCTTCTTCCTGGCCGACCTGCAATACTGGCTCTACCATTACGGCCACGACCTGGACCCCCACGCCCCCATCCGCACCAGCCCCTTCACTCCCAAGCTGGTGGGCGCTCTAAAGGTGTGGAACTTCACAGTGGAGACCAGGTTCGCCCCCGGTTTCTACCTGCTGCTGGGGGCCGCCCTGGCCATCACCATCCTTCCTCCAGCCTTGGCTACACTAAAGACATGGGCAGGGCAGCGACTGGGCGGGAGAGCGTTGACAGGCGTACCCCAATGA
- the nosD gene encoding nitrous oxide reductase family maturation protein NosD, which yields MRWGLWALAFLLLIWRPSPTVRAAGPELPSQALQERIDAAPPGATLEVEGGIYMGPISLHKPIHLVGKGWPVIDGREEGDVVTITASGASISGFVIRGSSWSPSQEPAAVKVKEAKQVTVRGNRIENSFFGIYLIDADEAMVEGNQVSLAPHRPVSRRGHGVYAWETSEAIFRGNVISYTSDGFYLDHSDSNAILDNTVRHGRFGIHLMYSDDVEVIGNILRENLAGVVQMFSHRLLVQRNEISDHRGASGVGILVKDSDDLFVVDNKVVGNVYGITADGSPQSVGSTVVFQRNLLASNQVGIGLMPNAPISVFENAFVDNGIQVQALGRGVMSRLMAVHGGGGAHHHHAVQEEPVSLPAGVALASEGRGNYWSDYRGYDLDGDGVGDIPYRLTSLFARLSREQPSASAFLYTLAHEALGVAERLFPMVGAGEALEDPAPLMEPPLALGGDGEGPSLAMVVVSLAMVGLPVYLALSLRPPWRRRHAHGA from the coding sequence ATGAGATGGGGACTTTGGGCCCTTGCCTTCCTTCTCCTCATCTGGCGGCCCTCACCGACGGTGAGGGCCGCTGGCCCTGAGCTTCCCTCCCAGGCCCTGCAGGAACGCATCGACGCTGCCCCTCCCGGCGCCACCCTGGAGGTGGAGGGGGGCATTTACATGGGCCCCATCAGCCTGCACAAGCCTATTCACCTAGTGGGCAAAGGGTGGCCCGTCATCGACGGGAGGGAGGAGGGGGACGTGGTGACCATCACAGCCAGCGGGGCCTCTATATCGGGCTTCGTCATCCGTGGCAGCAGTTGGAGCCCCTCCCAGGAGCCGGCGGCGGTGAAGGTGAAGGAAGCCAAGCAGGTAACCGTTAGAGGCAACCGCATCGAGAACTCCTTCTTCGGCATCTATCTCATCGATGCTGACGAGGCCATGGTAGAAGGCAACCAGGTGAGCCTTGCGCCCCACCGCCCCGTCTCCCGCCGCGGCCATGGCGTCTACGCTTGGGAGACGTCGGAGGCCATCTTCCGTGGCAACGTCATTTCCTATACCTCCGATGGCTTCTATTTGGACCACTCGGACAGCAACGCCATCCTTGATAACACGGTGCGGCACGGGCGCTTCGGCATCCATCTCATGTATTCGGACGATGTAGAGGTGATAGGCAACATCCTGAGGGAGAACCTGGCAGGCGTGGTGCAGATGTTCTCCCATCGCCTCCTGGTGCAGAGAAATGAGATCTCAGACCATCGGGGTGCTTCCGGTGTCGGCATATTGGTGAAGGACTCCGACGACCTGTTCGTCGTGGACAACAAGGTGGTGGGCAACGTATACGGCATCACCGCCGATGGTTCGCCACAGTCAGTGGGGTCCACAGTGGTATTTCAGCGCAACCTGTTGGCCTCTAACCAGGTGGGGATAGGGCTCATGCCCAACGCTCCCATCTCCGTCTTCGAGAACGCCTTCGTGGACAACGGGATCCAGGTCCAGGCCCTGGGTAGAGGCGTCATGTCCCGCCTGATGGCCGTCCACGGTGGCGGTGGCGCCCACCACCATCACGCTGTCCAGGAGGAGCCCGTGTCCTTGCCTGCCGGGGTGGCCTTGGCCTCCGAAGGTCGTGGGAACTACTGGAGCGACTACCGCGGCTACGACCTGGACGGCGACGGGGTGGGCGACATCCCATACAGGCTCACGTCCCTCTTCGCCCGGTTGAGCAGGGAGCAGCCCTCGGCCAGCGCTTTCCTGTACACCCTCGCCCATGAGGCCCTGGGGGTGGCAGAGCGGCTCTTCCCCATGGTGGGCGCGGGCGAGGCGTTGGAAGACCCGGCGCCGCTCATGGAGCCTCCCCTGGCCCTCGGAGGCGATGGAGAGGGCCCCTCTCTCGCCATGGTGGTGGTATCCTTGGCCATGGTAGGCCTCCCCGTCTATCTGGCTCTGTCCTTGCGCCCTCCCTGGAGGCGTCGACATGCTCACGGTGCGTAG
- a CDS encoding ABC transporter ATP-binding protein, with translation MLTVRSLSKRFGDRLVLKGIDLAVGPGQVVAVLGPNGAGKTTIFRCVLGLVHFQGQVLVGGLDVRRHGREVRRLIGYVPQSPAFHPHMTVEETVRYYARLRGLDGNTQGLIATMGLDSISGKRVRELSGGMLQRLAVTVAQLGRPPLMLLDEPFANLDREGQAQLASMLREWQKAGVAILVASHHLGPLVSLVDRAVALEEGRVVYEGPLAGLPVPLGVEAPREGEAR, from the coding sequence ATGCTCACGGTGCGTAGCCTCAGTAAACGCTTCGGAGACCGCCTGGTGCTGAAGGGCATAGACCTGGCGGTGGGTCCAGGGCAGGTGGTGGCCGTGTTGGGGCCCAACGGTGCCGGCAAGACCACCATCTTCCGCTGCGTGTTGGGTCTTGTCCACTTCCAGGGCCAGGTGCTGGTGGGGGGGCTGGACGTGCGCCGGCATGGCCGGGAGGTGCGTCGCCTTATAGGGTATGTGCCCCAGTCCCCTGCCTTCCACCCACACATGACAGTGGAGGAGACGGTGCGCTATTATGCCCGCTTACGTGGCCTGGACGGGAATACTCAAGGACTCATAGCCACCATGGGGCTTGATTCCATATCTGGGAAGAGGGTGCGGGAGCTTTCAGGAGGGATGCTCCAGCGCCTGGCGGTGACCGTGGCCCAACTGGGCCGCCCCCCTCTTATGCTCCTGGACGAGCCCTTTGCCAACCTGGATAGAGAGGGGCAGGCCCAACTGGCCAGCATGCTGAGGGAGTGGCAGAAGGCGGGGGTGGCCATCCTTGTGGCCAGCCATCACCTGGGGCCTTTAGTCTCCTTGGTGGACCGGGCGGTGGCCTTGGAGGAGGGGAGGGTGGTATATGAAGGGCCCTTGGCTGGCCTGCCCGTACCTCTGGGTGTGGAGGCGCCCCGCGAGGGGGAGGCCCGATGA
- a CDS encoding ABC transporter permease subunit yields the protein MTKALAVQWHTTKVVLQREVEEALANRWLLAYAALMGLLVIVVSYAGYRELGQAAFQGLGRTTASLLGLASLLVSVTSLVLGATAIVGERERGTLATQLAQPISWEAFLVGKFLGQAMALAMATSLGLGVGGLVVALLAPLDQAALMLVFLALMVGLGTAMLGTGYLVSVVAGDRVQALLAAVALWFWFVLVMDLVALGAVTAAHLNEASLWALLLLNPVEVVRLLAILWLEPDPFVLGPLGSFVRDTLGVEAALAALAAALVAWIVAPLAGAAALFRRQEI from the coding sequence ATGACGAAGGCCCTAGCAGTGCAATGGCACACGACGAAGGTGGTCTTGCAGCGGGAGGTGGAGGAGGCCCTGGCCAACCGGTGGCTGCTGGCCTACGCTGCCCTCATGGGCCTCCTGGTCATCGTGGTCTCTTATGCTGGGTATAGGGAGCTGGGGCAGGCGGCCTTCCAGGGCCTCGGACGCACCACGGCCAGCCTATTGGGCCTGGCCTCCCTGTTGGTGTCGGTGACCTCTTTGGTGCTAGGGGCCACCGCTATCGTGGGGGAGAGGGAGCGGGGTACACTGGCCACCCAGCTGGCCCAGCCTATTAGCTGGGAAGCCTTCCTGGTGGGCAAGTTCCTAGGCCAGGCGATGGCGCTGGCCATGGCCACCTCCCTGGGCCTGGGGGTGGGAGGGCTGGTGGTGGCCCTCCTCGCCCCGCTGGATCAGGCGGCCCTCATGCTGGTCTTCCTGGCGCTCATGGTGGGCTTGGGCACGGCCATGCTAGGGACAGGATATCTGGTGTCGGTGGTGGCTGGCGACCGGGTGCAGGCGCTCCTTGCGGCGGTGGCCCTCTGGTTCTGGTTCGTGCTGGTCATGGATTTGGTGGCCCTGGGGGCGGTGACAGCTGCCCACCTCAACGAGGCCTCCCTCTGGGCCCTCCTGCTCCTCAACCCGGTGGAGGTGGTCAGGCTTTTGGCCATCCTCTGGCTGGAGCCCGACCCCTTCGTCCTGGGCCCCCTGGGCTCCTTTGTGCGCGACACATTGGGTGTGGAGGCGGCATTGGCGGCCCTGGCTGCAGCCCTGGTGGCATGGATAGTTGCCCCCCTGGCTGGCGCCGCCGCCCTCTTCCGCAGGCAAGAAATATAA
- the groL gene encoding chaperonin GroEL (60 kDa chaperone family; promotes refolding of misfolded polypeptides especially under stressful conditions; forms two stacked rings of heptamers to form a barrel-shaped 14mer; ends can be capped by GroES; misfolded proteins enter the barrel where they are refolded when GroES binds), which translates to MPAKQVLFAEEARRRLKEGVDILANAVKVTLGPRGRNVVLEKKFGAPSVVDDGVSVAKEIEVKDPFVNLGAQLCKEVATKTNDVAGDGTTTATVLAQALVREGLRNVAAGANPIALKRGIEKGVEAVVESLREMAQPVAGKEQIKHVATISGHDPEIGEIIAEVMEKVGKDGVITVEEGKSIRTETEYVEGMQLDRGYVSPYFVTNPERMEAVVEEPYILITDKRISAVSDILPILERVLQTGKKDIVIICDDLEGEALATLVVNKLRGTLNALAVKAPSFGERRKAILEDIAILTGGQVISEELGRKLEHAQVSDLGRARKVVSTKEETVIIEGYGSDEAIQARIKQIKAQIEDATSEFDREKLQERLAKLAGGVAVIKVGAPTEVELKEKKLRVEDALSATRAAVEEGIVPGGGVALLRCQKALDKLEKELEGDERTGVRILRRALEEPIRQIAENAGMDGSIVVEQVRSSEDPNFGFDAERMEFGDLRERGIIDPVKVTRTALENAASIAALVLTTETLVTEIPEPPKTTEPPPPPEY; encoded by the coding sequence ATGCCTGCTAAGCAGGTGCTTTTTGCAGAAGAGGCGCGACGGCGGCTGAAGGAGGGTGTAGACATCCTGGCCAACGCCGTTAAGGTCACCCTGGGCCCCAGGGGGCGCAACGTGGTTCTGGAGAAGAAGTTCGGCGCCCCCTCGGTGGTGGACGATGGGGTCTCGGTGGCCAAGGAGATCGAGGTCAAGGACCCCTTCGTGAACCTGGGGGCTCAGCTGTGTAAGGAGGTGGCCACCAAGACCAACGATGTGGCGGGCGATGGCACCACCACTGCTACCGTCCTGGCCCAGGCGCTGGTGCGCGAGGGGCTGCGCAACGTGGCCGCTGGCGCCAACCCTATAGCCCTCAAGCGGGGCATCGAGAAAGGGGTGGAGGCGGTGGTGGAGAGCCTGAGGGAGATGGCCCAGCCGGTGGCCGGTAAGGAGCAGATAAAGCACGTGGCCACCATCTCCGGCCATGACCCCGAGATCGGCGAGATCATCGCCGAGGTCATGGAGAAGGTGGGCAAGGACGGCGTCATCACCGTCGAGGAGGGTAAGTCCATCCGCACGGAGACGGAGTATGTGGAGGGGATGCAGCTGGACCGGGGCTACGTCTCCCCCTACTTCGTCACCAACCCCGAGCGGATGGAAGCGGTGGTGGAGGAGCCATACATCCTCATCACCGATAAGCGCATCTCGGCCGTGTCCGATATCCTCCCCATCCTGGAGCGGGTGCTGCAGACGGGCAAGAAGGACATCGTCATCATCTGTGACGACCTAGAGGGGGAGGCCCTGGCCACCCTGGTGGTCAACAAGCTGCGGGGTACCCTCAACGCCCTGGCGGTGAAGGCGCCATCCTTCGGCGAACGGCGCAAGGCCATCCTGGAGGACATCGCCATCCTCACCGGCGGCCAGGTCATCTCCGAGGAGCTGGGACGGAAGCTGGAGCATGCCCAAGTCTCCGATCTGGGCCGGGCCCGCAAGGTGGTGTCCACCAAGGAGGAGACGGTCATCATCGAGGGCTACGGCTCCGACGAGGCCATCCAGGCCCGCATCAAGCAGATCAAGGCCCAGATCGAGGACGCCACCAGCGAGTTCGACCGCGAGAAGCTACAGGAGCGGCTGGCCAAGCTGGCCGGTGGGGTGGCTGTCATCAAGGTTGGGGCCCCCACCGAGGTGGAGCTAAAGGAGAAGAAGCTGCGGGTGGAGGACGCCCTATCCGCTACCCGGGCGGCGGTGGAGGAGGGTATCGTGCCCGGCGGTGGCGTGGCCCTCCTGCGGTGCCAGAAGGCCCTGGACAAGCTGGAAAAGGAGCTGGAGGGGGACGAACGCACAGGCGTGCGTATCCTCCGCCGCGCCCTGGAGGAGCCTATCCGCCAGATCGCCGAGAACGCCGGCATGGATGGCTCCATCGTGGTGGAGCAGGTGCGATCCAGCGAGGACCCCAACTTTGGATTCGACGCCGAGCGGATGGAGTTCGGCGACCTTAGGGAGCGGGGCATTATCGACCCGGTGAAGGTGACCCGCACCGCCCTGGAGAACGCCGCCTCCATCGCTGCCCTCGTCCTCACCACCGAGACCTTGGTGACGGAGATACCTGAGCCCCCCAAGACCACGGAGCCGCCACCTCCTCCTGAATACTGA
- a CDS encoding co-chaperone GroES produces MSMATKAASKLVPLADRVVVRQIKQEEVRASGLVIPDTAKEKPQLGEVIAVGPGRLDENGKRIPMDLKVGDKVIYAKYAGQEVPKGVFGSEEEEYLILKESDILAKVEE; encoded by the coding sequence ATGAGCATGGCGACGAAGGCTGCGAGCAAGCTGGTGCCCTTGGCCGATAGGGTGGTGGTACGGCAGATCAAGCAGGAGGAGGTGCGGGCGAGCGGCCTGGTGATCCCCGACACGGCGAAGGAGAAGCCGCAGCTGGGAGAGGTCATCGCCGTGGGGCCTGGCCGGCTGGACGAGAACGGCAAGCGCATCCCCATGGACCTGAAGGTGGGGGACAAGGTCATCTACGCCAAGTACGCCGGGCAGGAGGTGCCCAAGGGCGTATTCGGCTCCGAAGAGGAGGAGTATCTCATTCTGAAGGAATCGGACATCCTGGCCAAGGTGGAGGAATAA
- the lexA gene encoding transcriptional repressor LexA — translation MRGRELTPRQRRMLEFIGRFIEEHGYPPSIREIQEGCQISSTSVVDYNLRILERLGYIRRDREVSRAIELLGPGGRRPRVVAVPVVGTIAAGQPIPVPEDQSWSASWEEVLELPADLVGGREDLFAVRVKGNSMVDALINDGDIVILERRPAVQDGEMVAVWLRREGEVTLKKIYREGRRVRLQPANQAMSPIYTDADNVEVQGRVVMVIRRPQ, via the coding sequence ATGCGGGGGCGTGAGCTTACACCCAGGCAGAGGCGGATGTTGGAGTTCATCGGCAGGTTCATAGAGGAGCATGGCTATCCCCCTAGCATCCGCGAGATCCAGGAGGGGTGTCAGATAAGTTCCACATCGGTGGTGGACTACAACCTGCGCATCTTGGAGAGGCTGGGCTACATCAGGCGAGACCGGGAGGTATCGCGGGCTATCGAGCTTTTGGGCCCTGGGGGGCGGAGGCCGCGGGTGGTGGCGGTGCCGGTGGTGGGCACCATCGCCGCAGGCCAGCCCATACCCGTGCCTGAGGATCAGAGCTGGTCGGCCTCTTGGGAGGAGGTGCTAGAGCTGCCCGCCGACCTAGTAGGTGGGCGGGAGGACCTCTTCGCCGTGCGGGTGAAGGGGAACTCCATGGTGGACGCCCTCATCAACGATGGGGACATCGTCATCCTGGAGAGGAGGCCAGCCGTCCAGGACGGCGAGATGGTGGCCGTATGGCTACGGCGAGAAGGAGAGGTGACCCTAAAGAAGATCTATCGCGAGGGGAGGCGAGTGCGCCTCCAGCCCGCCAACCAGGCCATGTCCCCCATCTACACCGATGCCGATAACGTGGAGGTGCAAGGGCGGGTGGTGATGGTCATCCGCCGACCCCAGTGA
- the holA gene encoding DNA polymerase III subunit delta: MKSMPLYIFWGANSFSLREALQELRSRLDEDGHLWANTVVLDGRRLRPQDLMETCDAAPFLGRHRLVVVEGLLARFQTEGGRQPSLGSWEALPEYVRRMPPYTHLVLVEQEIAPQNPLWRALQPWAQKRHFSPLEGEELLQWLAQRSRRLGLRLTQKAARLLMELLGHDLWALASELEKLAVFARGETVKEAQVRELVSAARAVGVFQLVDAVGEGRALEAVALLHRLLAQGEEPLHLLALLQAHYRRLLLARELLAQGAGLELLAQELRLPRRVLTRVVAQARAHSFPRLRAIYRRLVETDAAIKRGRMSGEMALEALIFQLASPGAITGVGG; the protein is encoded by the coding sequence ATGAAGAGCATGCCATTGTACATATTCTGGGGTGCCAATTCCTTCTCCCTACGGGAGGCGTTGCAGGAGCTGCGTTCCCGTCTCGATGAGGATGGCCACCTATGGGCCAACACCGTGGTATTGGACGGGCGGCGGCTCCGTCCCCAGGACCTCATGGAGACCTGCGACGCCGCCCCCTTCTTGGGGCGCCACCGCCTGGTGGTGGTGGAGGGGCTCCTGGCCCGCTTCCAGACCGAAGGAGGTCGCCAGCCTTCGTTGGGGTCCTGGGAAGCCCTGCCTGAATATGTGCGGCGCATGCCCCCTTATACCCACCTGGTGCTGGTGGAGCAGGAAATAGCGCCCCAGAACCCCCTTTGGCGGGCCCTACAACCCTGGGCGCAGAAGCGCCACTTCTCCCCGCTGGAAGGGGAGGAGCTGTTGCAGTGGCTGGCCCAGCGGAGCCGCCGCTTGGGCCTGCGCCTCACCCAGAAGGCCGCCCGCCTCCTTATGGAGCTCTTAGGCCACGACCTGTGGGCCTTAGCCTCGGAGCTGGAGAAGCTGGCGGTCTTCGCTCGGGGCGAGACGGTGAAGGAGGCCCAGGTACGGGAGTTGGTATCGGCTGCCAGGGCGGTGGGGGTGTTCCAGCTGGTGGATGCCGTAGGCGAGGGGCGGGCCTTGGAGGCGGTGGCCCTTCTCCACCGTCTCCTGGCGCAGGGTGAGGAGCCCCTCCACCTGCTGGCCCTCCTGCAGGCCCACTATCGCCGGTTGCTCTTGGCGCGGGAGCTCCTGGCCCAGGGGGCCGGGCTCGAGCTGTTGGCCCAGGAGCTGCGTCTGCCGCGGCGGGTCTTGACGCGGGTGGTGGCCCAGGCCCGCGCCCACTCCTTCCCCCGCCTGCGGGCCATTTACCGGCGGCTGGTGGAGACGGACGCGGCCATCAAGCGGGGGAGGATGAGCGGAGAGATGGCGCTGGAAGCCCTTATCTTCCAGTTGGCCTCCCCAGGGGCCATCACTGGGGTCGGCGGATGA
- the trxA gene encoding thioredoxin, with protein sequence MAKPLDVSDAQFEAEVLKSPLPVLVDFWAPWCGPCRMVAPIVEELAEEYHGRVKFVKVNTDENLDTAMRYGIRSIPTLLLFKDGQLVGSIIGFRPKSELKKLIEKALH encoded by the coding sequence ATGGCCAAGCCTCTAGACGTGAGCGATGCGCAGTTCGAGGCCGAGGTTTTGAAGTCCCCCTTGCCCGTGCTGGTGGACTTCTGGGCCCCCTGGTGCGGACCCTGCCGCATGGTGGCCCCCATCGTGGAGGAGCTGGCCGAGGAGTACCACGGCCGCGTCAAGTTCGTCAAGGTCAACACCGATGAGAACCTGGACACGGCCATGCGCTACGGCATCCGCAGCATACCCACCCTCCTCCTCTTCAAGGATGGCCAGCTGGTGGGCAGCATTATCGGCTTCCGCCCCAAGTCGGAGCTGAAGAAGCTCATCGAGAAGGCCCTCCACTGA
- the trxB gene encoding thioredoxin-disulfide reductase: MPQQYDIVIVGGGPAGLAAGLYAARGRRRTVLLERGVIGGQIALTAAIENYPGIENISGFDLAQAMLRQAESYGLEVHYVEAKALERREPLWVVRTDDQEYLARAVIIATGAEYNRLGVPGEEELTGRGVSYCATCDAAFFPDQEVAVVGGGDAAIDEGLFTTRYAAKVYVVHRRDKLRASRILQERAFANPKMTFIWNTVVTEIVGQEAVEGVRLRNVVTGQESFLPVKAVFIFIGHRPATGWLQGLLPMDNGGHIVVNAWMETALPGVFAAGDVRQHAARQVATSVGDGVTAAIAAERYISEHFPD; this comes from the coding sequence TTGCCCCAGCAGTACGACATCGTCATCGTGGGCGGAGGGCCGGCGGGCCTGGCAGCTGGGCTCTACGCTGCCCGAGGCCGGCGCCGCACAGTTCTTCTAGAGCGGGGGGTCATCGGTGGACAGATCGCCCTCACTGCCGCCATCGAGAACTACCCAGGCATCGAGAACATAAGCGGGTTCGACCTGGCTCAGGCCATGCTGCGCCAGGCCGAGAGCTACGGCCTGGAGGTCCACTACGTGGAAGCCAAGGCCCTGGAGAGGCGGGAGCCCCTCTGGGTAGTGCGCACCGACGACCAAGAGTACCTGGCGCGGGCCGTCATCATCGCCACGGGGGCCGAATACAACCGTTTGGGCGTGCCGGGGGAAGAGGAGCTGACGGGACGGGGTGTCTCCTACTGCGCCACCTGTGATGCCGCCTTCTTCCCCGACCAGGAGGTGGCCGTGGTAGGGGGAGGGGATGCAGCCATCGACGAGGGTCTCTTCACCACCCGCTATGCCGCCAAGGTATACGTGGTACATCGGCGGGACAAGCTGCGGGCTAGCCGCATCCTGCAGGAGAGGGCTTTTGCCAACCCCAAGATGACCTTTATCTGGAACACGGTGGTCACCGAGATCGTGGGCCAGGAGGCGGTGGAGGGGGTCCGCCTGCGCAACGTGGTGACGGGCCAGGAGTCCTTCCTACCGGTGAAGGCCGTATTCATCTTCATCGGCCACCGCCCCGCCACGGGATGGCTACAAGGGCTCCTGCCCATGGACAACGGCGGCCACATCGTGGTCAACGCCTGGATGGAGACCGCCCTGCCAGGGGTGTTCGCCGCTGGCGACGTGCGCCAGCATGCCGCCCGTCAGGTGGCCACCTCCGTGGGGGATGGCGTGACGGCAGCCATCGCCGCCGAGCGGTATATAAGCGAGCACTTCCCCGACTAG
- a CDS encoding enoyl-CoA hydratase-related protein — translation MAMQTGTFRGFVISIERPGIVLITLDRPERLNSMTAAMKRDLMEVLLEAQLDDEVRVVVFTGNGRAFCAGDDIGPQTEPQGEGQALARPLPPGHGHPLGTYAALRAISQALNLTVRQLDKPTIAAINGWAIQSGLSLALACDFRIASRQARLGSGTLRFALMPDEGGHYFLVQVLGVAKAVDFILRNRIVSAEEALALGLVHEVVEPQELLPRAMALAQELCQGPQVAMRLLKRAIYNAAEMGMLQAFDDIAARTALSDHHPDAQEGVRAFREKRAPRFNRWLEEAGG, via the coding sequence ATGGCCATGCAGACGGGCACCTTCCGTGGCTTCGTCATCTCCATAGAAAGGCCGGGCATCGTCCTCATCACCTTGGACCGCCCTGAGCGGCTCAACAGCATGACGGCAGCTATGAAGCGAGACCTGATGGAGGTCCTGCTGGAGGCCCAATTGGACGATGAAGTGCGGGTGGTGGTGTTCACCGGCAACGGCCGGGCTTTCTGCGCCGGCGACGACATCGGTCCTCAGACGGAGCCCCAGGGCGAGGGGCAAGCCCTAGCCCGTCCTCTTCCCCCGGGCCATGGTCATCCCCTGGGCACTTACGCTGCCCTGCGGGCCATCTCCCAGGCCCTCAACCTGACGGTGCGCCAGCTGGATAAGCCCACCATCGCTGCCATCAACGGGTGGGCCATCCAGTCAGGCCTCTCGCTGGCCTTGGCCTGCGACTTTCGCATTGCCTCACGCCAGGCCCGCCTGGGCTCGGGCACCCTCCGCTTCGCCCTCATGCCCGATGAAGGGGGCCACTACTTCTTGGTGCAAGTGTTGGGGGTGGCCAAGGCTGTGGACTTCATCTTGCGCAACCGCATCGTCTCCGCCGAAGAGGCGTTGGCCCTAGGGCTAGTACATGAGGTAGTGGAGCCGCAGGAGCTGCTGCCACGGGCCATGGCCCTGGCCCAAGAGCTCTGCCAGGGCCCCCAGGTGGCCATGCGCCTTCTTAAGCGTGCCATCTATAACGCCGCCGAAATGGGGATGCTCCAGGCCTTCGACGATATAGCGGCCAGGACAGCCCTCTCCGACCACCATCCCGATGCCCAAGAGGGGGTGCGCGCCTTCCGCGAGAAGCGTGCCCCTAGGTTCAACCGCTGGCTGGAGGAGGCTGGGGGCTAG